Within Quercus lobata isolate SW786 chromosome 5, ValleyOak3.0 Primary Assembly, whole genome shotgun sequence, the genomic segment ACAACGTAAATTGTGGAAATTTTTCTTGACCCTCCTGAGGAATGGGTTTCAGATGACCAAGAGAGAGTGAGATTTTTATTATATGGTGCCTTGGTTGTAGATTTTGTATGGAGATGCAGAAACAAATCCCTCCGTGAGGATAGAGTCTTAGATTACTATAACCTTTGTACAGGTTTGAAGAAAATATATCTTGAGCATTGGCATGGCAGGTGATTCAGTGGTCTGGCAGGTATAGTCACCCTAGAGGCACTGTATCATGGTCCTCTCCAATTCAAGGATGGTTTAAAGTAAATGTTGACGCAGCAGTGGGAATAATTGTTCTTTCATCACTGCTGTGGCAGGAGATTGTAGAGGGAGGTTGGTTTTTGCCCACCCAAAAAAGGTTGAAGGCACTAACTATATATAAGCCACTAGTACTAGATAGCGTCcatcaaaataatcaaaaacgCCTTCAAAGCCAAATAATGTTTTATgatcaacataaaatataagttccCAAGAAGATTATACGGAAATTTCATGTCCAAATTGTCATAcacaaaaatgatttttttaagccAATCAATAGAAAGAATATGATTAGTGAAAATGAATAGAAACAACTTGTGCCAATGATAACGCACATTTGATTAATTGAGAACTCAATTTTACTTATCAAGTTATCAGGGCCCATGAGGATGAGGGAGGATTCCTCACCTGAAAACCCAGAGCCCAATTAAGAAATAGGAAGTAACAAAAGTAAATTCAAGTGTCACCCTATCTAGACAGTTTAACATTGTTGCACACAATGAAGTCATTCCTATTTCCTATATCTTGAACATAATCTTCCCAAGGCCAAAGCCAACAAATAACAAGCAATTActttattttcttagttttatttaattcaacTTCATGTCATCATTTATATTATGAATGATTGAGTCTATAGTGTTTAAACcaattctttaaataaaaaatataataaaattccaCCAATTTGATTTCTGCCTAATATCCTTTACATTACATATAAATGAATACCAtctaatatcataattttttacgGATCCACATCAAACGAGCTAATGTCAACAAAATGGctcttaaataaaatattacacAATAATGTATTGATAACACTCAAAACCAACGTTTAGGAccacaattttataaaaaaaggcAGCACAATTGAACCATACCTCATTGATTCACTTCCTCATGGTCTTCACCATCGTCCTcgtttttttcccaaaactcaGTGTAGAGAGCAACTTGTAACGATCCCTTAAGCCCATCAAATGGAAAAATCTTGCCTGTGTTTGTAGAAGGATCATACAAGACCAGCTGCCCTTCTTTGCTctccataaacatctttccatACCCCCAAAATCCCAATGGCCTTTCCAAATCCAAAGAGGGTCCAATTCTAATAAGCTTAGTCCACGACTCCCTAACACCAAATtcaaacaaaacccatatatcaaaacacaacaTCTCCACCTCCTTCCCAAAAGGATAAACCAGCATAGCAATAGACCCGTTCAACGCGGTGAGAGTCGTCTTCCAACTGGAGTAATCCCCAATAACACAAGCGTCCGGAAATGAAGTAGACTTGAATACCTCCCTAGCAAAGTCGAAGCGAACAATCTTCTCATCCTCATTATTATCTAATGGAAGCGGGGTCGCGCACCAGAAAAAGTTTCCATCCAAGTACATTGTGACCCTCGACTGTGTATGAATCCCATAAGGCACGCGAGCAACCTGAGGATCCAGCTGCCTCCACGAACCACTGCTGACGCTATACACTTCCGCTTCTTGACTTATATGAAGCAAATTGGTCGCGGACCTGAAATGAACATTGAGAAGCCTCACGACCTTGAAGTCATTGGATGTGGAATCGAATCCGAACCCAACACTGTGGAAATCGACATTGACCATTTCGCGAGGGGTTATAGGAGGGAGAGGCTCGAGCACTGATGACGTGGTGGGGTCCCAGAGGTAGATGGTGCTTGCGAAACAGAGACAGAGGAGACCATCGGAGGAGGAACCGACGATGTCGAGGTTGAGACCGTGGTTTGGTTGTGGGAGGTTAAGGATGACTACGGATG encodes:
- the LOC115988955 gene encoding F-box/kelch-repeat protein At3g23880-like, which codes for MVNVDFHSVGFGFDSTSNDFKVVRLLNVHFRSATNLLHISQEAEVYSVSSGSWRQLDPQVARVPYGIHTQSRVTMYLDGNFFWCATPLPLDNNEDEKIVRFDFAREVFKSTSFPDACVIGDYSSWKTTLTALNGSIAMLVYPFGKEVEMLCFDIWVLFEFGVRESWTKLIRIGPSLDLERPLGFWGYGKMFMESKEGQLVLYDPSTNTGKIFPFDGLKGSLQVALYTEFWEKNEDDGEDHEEVNQ